One genomic region from Salinicola endophyticus encodes:
- the tssH gene encoding type VI secretion system ATPase TssH: MSLKSLFDKLNDPCREATEGAAALCLAERQYDVDIEHLLLKLLDSDDNDVLRIARHYDVALDRLASQLEETVATFKTGNTRTPALSPRITRLIERAWVIASIDHGEAQIRSGYLLLALLKDDELRRVIVDGARELERIQVDDLQAHLSDLIGGSSEDQHVRELGEANAAAGPAANAAGGEGEKRGKSKTPALDQYTIDLTGNARAGRIDPVLGREEEVRQMVDILTRRRQNNPILTGEAGVGKTAVVEGLALRIVNGDVPPPLAQVELRTLDLGLLQAGAGVKGEFENRLKNVIEETKRSLHPIILFIDEAHTLIGSGGQAGQGDAANLLKPALARGELRTIAATTWAEYKKYFEKDAALARRFQVVKIEEPAEPVAIAMLRGLNQRMQDHHKVSILDDAIVQAVRLSHRYITGRQLPDKAVSVLDTACARVALAQSSQPAALEDAHRRVDNLESEIAILEREQREGSDHAETLAALGERLEATRAEIADLDARWSREQEIVTRLKALETERSAVEAGEQAGDVDALSRQVGDTRRELAEVQGEHALVHGHVDGNVIGEVISNWTGIPLGKMLRDEITTVRELPQLLGERVLGQDHALAEIGKRIAISRARMEDPNKPIGVFLLLGPSGVGKTETALSLADVLYGGERNVITINMSEYQEAHTVSSLKGSPPGYVGYGEGGVLTEAVRRKPYSVVLLDEVEKAHPDVLELFFQVFDKGVLDDGEGREINFRNTVILLTSNVGTDDIMRQCLGADELPAPEAIVESLRDQLNAVFKPAFLGRLNIIPYYPVQKEILNNIVRLKLERIKQRFEYNHRARFDYDPAIVDAVAARCTDSDSGARNIDNILSGSLMPTIAAQVLDRMAAGEPIERLAISLDDQGEFAYDLS, encoded by the coding sequence GTGAGTCTCAAATCCCTCTTCGACAAGCTCAACGATCCCTGCCGCGAGGCCACCGAGGGCGCCGCGGCGCTGTGCCTGGCCGAGCGCCAGTACGACGTGGACATCGAACACCTGCTGCTCAAGCTGCTCGACAGTGACGACAACGACGTGCTGCGTATCGCACGCCACTACGATGTCGCCCTCGACCGCCTGGCGAGCCAGCTCGAGGAGACGGTCGCCACCTTCAAGACCGGCAACACGCGCACGCCGGCACTCTCGCCGCGGATCACCCGTCTGATCGAGCGCGCCTGGGTGATCGCCTCGATCGACCACGGCGAAGCCCAGATCCGCAGCGGCTACCTGCTGCTGGCGCTGCTCAAGGATGACGAGCTGCGCCGGGTGATCGTCGACGGTGCGCGCGAGCTGGAACGCATCCAGGTCGACGACCTGCAGGCGCACCTCAGCGACCTGATCGGCGGCAGCAGTGAAGATCAGCACGTGCGCGAGCTCGGCGAGGCGAACGCCGCCGCCGGCCCTGCGGCCAATGCCGCCGGCGGCGAAGGCGAGAAGCGCGGCAAGTCGAAGACCCCGGCCCTCGACCAGTACACCATCGATCTGACCGGCAATGCCCGCGCCGGGCGTATCGATCCGGTACTGGGGCGCGAGGAGGAGGTGCGCCAGATGGTCGACATCCTCACCCGGCGGCGCCAGAACAACCCGATCCTCACCGGCGAGGCCGGGGTAGGCAAGACCGCCGTGGTCGAGGGCCTGGCCCTGCGCATCGTCAACGGCGACGTGCCGCCGCCGCTCGCCCAGGTCGAGCTGCGTACCCTCGACCTGGGCCTGCTGCAGGCCGGCGCCGGGGTCAAGGGGGAGTTCGAGAACCGGCTCAAGAACGTGATCGAGGAGACCAAGCGCAGCCTGCACCCGATCATCCTGTTCATCGACGAGGCCCACACCCTGATCGGCAGCGGCGGTCAGGCCGGCCAGGGCGATGCCGCCAACCTGCTCAAGCCGGCCCTGGCCCGCGGTGAGCTGCGTACCATCGCCGCCACCACCTGGGCCGAGTACAAGAAGTACTTCGAAAAGGATGCCGCTCTGGCGCGGCGCTTCCAGGTGGTCAAGATCGAGGAGCCCGCCGAGCCGGTGGCGATTGCCATGCTGCGCGGCCTCAATCAGCGCATGCAGGACCACCACAAGGTCAGCATCCTCGATGATGCCATCGTCCAGGCGGTGCGCCTCTCCCACCGCTACATCACCGGGCGCCAGCTGCCGGACAAGGCGGTCAGCGTGCTCGATACCGCCTGCGCCCGGGTCGCGCTGGCCCAATCCTCGCAGCCGGCGGCGCTGGAGGACGCCCACCGCCGGGTCGACAACCTGGAGAGCGAGATCGCGATCCTCGAGCGCGAGCAGCGTGAAGGCAGCGACCATGCCGAGACGCTCGCCGCCCTGGGCGAGCGCCTGGAAGCGACCCGCGCCGAGATCGCCGATCTCGATGCGCGCTGGTCGCGGGAGCAGGAGATCGTGACCCGGCTCAAGGCGCTGGAAACCGAGCGCAGCGCGGTCGAGGCGGGTGAACAGGCCGGCGACGTCGATGCCCTGAGCCGCCAGGTCGGCGACACCCGCCGCGAGCTGGCCGAGGTCCAGGGCGAGCACGCGCTGGTGCATGGCCATGTCGACGGCAACGTGATCGGCGAAGTGATCTCCAACTGGACCGGCATTCCGCTGGGCAAGATGCTACGCGACGAGATCACCACCGTACGCGAGCTGCCCCAGCTGCTCGGCGAGCGCGTGCTGGGTCAGGATCACGCCCTGGCCGAGATCGGCAAGCGCATCGCCATTTCGCGGGCGCGGATGGAGGACCCCAACAAGCCGATCGGGGTCTTCCTGCTGCTCGGCCCCAGCGGGGTGGGCAAGACCGAGACCGCGCTGTCGCTGGCCGATGTGCTCTACGGCGGCGAGCGCAACGTCATCACCATCAACATGTCGGAGTACCAGGAGGCGCACACCGTCTCCAGCCTCAAGGGCTCGCCGCCGGGCTATGTCGGCTATGGCGAGGGCGGCGTGCTGACCGAGGCGGTGCGGCGCAAGCCCTACAGCGTGGTCCTCCTGGACGAAGTGGAGAAGGCCCACCCGGACGTGCTGGAGCTGTTCTTCCAGGTGTTCGACAAGGGCGTGCTCGACGACGGCGAAGGACGCGAGATCAACTTCCGCAACACCGTGATCCTGCTCACCTCCAACGTCGGCACCGACGACATCATGCGCCAGTGCCTCGGCGCGGACGAGCTGCCGGCACCGGAGGCGATCGTCGAGAGCCTGCGCGATCAGCTCAACGCGGTTTTCAAGCCGGCCTTCCTCGGGCGTCTCAACATCATCCCCTACTACCCGGTGCAGAAAGAGATCCTCAACAACATCGTGCGGCTCAAGCTCGAGCGCATCAAACAGCGCTTCGAGTACAACCACCGGGCCCGCTTCGACTACGACCCGGCGATCGTCGACGCCGTCGCCGCCCGCTGCACCGACAGCGACAGCGGCGCGCGCAACATCGACAACATCCTCTCCGGCAGCCTGATGCCGACCATCGCCGCCCAGGTGCTCGACCGCATGGCCGCGGGCGAGCCGATCGAGCGGCTGGCGATCAGCCTCGACGACCAGGGCGAGTTCGCCTACGACCTGAGCTGA
- the tssG gene encoding type VI secretion system baseplate subunit TssG — MAAENRYSAPGLIDQARAEPWRFGFFQLVRLLRLHYSRTGRIDPENRPHQDPLRFRSLLSLNFPPSEISDLSFENAKLRSASGEPLSEIQITFMGLVGPSGVLPRPYTELLINRHMEKRDDAAHAFMDFFSHRMTALFYEAWQKYRFHIEYERKGSADFENWLLHLVGFTPTTQTQVLDRPEQTGTLRRELFSWFSGLWSQRPRNVGNLQSILTYTFGQPCQVVPFSGRWIRLAPDQYTRLGQANARLGQSAVAGTRVRDYQSTFRVRFGPLDLDAYRELLPGTERHRQLVKLLRFYAGIELDFEIELILDKHQIPSPQIGQGSALALGRLGWLKPPERPASAHGHALFAITYDGATA, encoded by the coding sequence ATGGCCGCCGAGAACCGGTACTCAGCCCCTGGTCTGATCGACCAGGCGCGCGCGGAGCCCTGGCGTTTCGGGTTCTTCCAGCTCGTGCGTCTGCTGCGCCTGCACTACAGCCGCACCGGACGCATCGACCCCGAGAACCGGCCGCATCAGGACCCGCTGCGCTTTCGCTCGCTGCTCTCGCTCAATTTCCCCCCCAGCGAGATCAGCGATCTGTCGTTCGAGAACGCCAAGCTGCGCTCGGCAAGCGGCGAGCCGCTGAGTGAGATCCAGATCACCTTCATGGGGCTGGTCGGCCCCTCCGGCGTGCTGCCAAGGCCGTACACCGAGCTGCTGATCAATCGCCACATGGAGAAGCGCGACGACGCCGCCCACGCCTTCATGGACTTCTTCTCCCACCGCATGACGGCGCTGTTCTACGAGGCGTGGCAGAAGTACCGCTTCCATATCGAGTACGAGCGCAAGGGCAGCGCCGATTTCGAGAACTGGCTTTTGCATCTGGTCGGCTTCACCCCGACCACCCAGACGCAGGTGCTCGACCGCCCGGAGCAGACGGGCACCCTGCGCCGCGAGCTGTTCAGCTGGTTCTCGGGCCTGTGGAGCCAGCGCCCGCGCAACGTCGGCAACCTGCAGTCGATCCTGACCTACACCTTCGGCCAGCCGTGCCAGGTAGTGCCCTTCAGCGGGCGCTGGATTCGTCTCGCCCCCGATCAGTACACCCGTCTGGGCCAGGCCAACGCGCGCCTCGGCCAGAGTGCCGTGGCAGGCACCCGGGTGCGCGACTACCAGTCCACGTTTCGCGTGCGCTTCGGCCCCCTCGACCTGGACGCCTACCGTGAGCTGCTGCCGGGCACCGAGCGTCACCGCCAGCTGGTCAAGCTGCTGCGCTTCTATGCCGGCATCGAACTCGACTTCGAGATCGAGCTGATCCTCGACAAGCACCAGATACCGTCGCCCCAGATAGGCCAGGGCAGCGCCCTGGCGCTGGGTCGGCTGGGCTGGCTCAAGCCGCCGGAGCGGCCAGCCAGCGCCCATGGACATGCACTCTTCGCAATCACCTACGATGGAGCCACGGCGTGA
- the tssF gene encoding type VI secretion system baseplate subunit TssF — translation MLDDLLPYYEKELSHLRFLGQEFATRYPKIASRLLLEGDYCEDPHAERMIESFAFLSARVHKKLDDDFPEIVEAFLDVLYPHYLRPTPSLSIVEFDPGPQTSLTGRYHLPRHTALHSRPVEDAVCRFRTCYPVDVWPVALTGAELTRLERSSFNAHGNDHVAKLSLSLETLGNTDFGKLGLDRLRLFLDGEGSLMHPLYEMLFNNVARVSVSFVEGGQTREIGLPPDAITPVGFGPDEGLIDYSERSFIGYRLLHEYFTFPEKFLFFDLSGLARPLADKPVTRVQIHFLFRDYDQHERLARLAQTLGRHNFRLGCTPVVNLFSQQAEPIKLTHTRHEYPVVPDVRHSRSTEIVSIDEVTRVIRTATRDEVAPCLPFFEPRDSEKQARQSYWIARRVGAENARDPGTEMRLRVVDRELELLDGSSDTLSLRLTCSNRDLPQLMTFGHPQGDFTLEREQVVQQIRCLRKPTSPVRPPMGKGVIWRLVSHLSLNHLSLVSDGREALMELLSLYNYRQASAIRKQINGITAIASEPVMTRIGHPRPAFVRGTGITLELDESQFTGSGIYLFGKVLDHFFGQYCSLNSFTQLTLRSRQREQRVVQWPPRTGTQPLV, via the coding sequence ATGCTCGACGACCTGCTGCCCTACTACGAGAAGGAACTCTCGCACCTGCGTTTTCTGGGGCAAGAGTTCGCCACGCGCTATCCCAAGATCGCCTCCCGCCTGCTGCTGGAGGGGGATTACTGCGAAGATCCCCACGCCGAGCGCATGATCGAGTCGTTCGCGTTCCTGAGCGCGCGCGTGCACAAGAAGCTCGATGACGACTTCCCCGAGATCGTCGAGGCGTTTCTCGACGTGCTCTATCCGCACTATCTGCGGCCGACGCCGTCGCTGTCGATCGTCGAATTCGACCCCGGCCCCCAGACCTCGCTCACCGGGCGCTACCACTTGCCGCGGCATACCGCGCTGCACTCGCGCCCGGTAGAGGACGCCGTGTGCCGCTTCCGCACCTGTTACCCGGTCGATGTCTGGCCGGTGGCGCTGACTGGCGCCGAGCTGACCCGGCTGGAGCGCTCCTCGTTCAACGCCCACGGCAACGACCACGTGGCCAAGCTGAGCCTGAGCCTGGAGACACTGGGCAACACCGATTTCGGCAAGCTCGGCCTCGACCGCCTGCGGCTGTTCCTGGATGGCGAAGGCAGCCTGATGCATCCGCTCTACGAGATGCTGTTCAACAACGTCGCGCGGGTCTCGGTGAGCTTCGTCGAGGGCGGCCAGACCCGCGAGATCGGACTGCCCCCGGACGCCATCACCCCGGTCGGCTTCGGCCCGGACGAGGGGCTGATCGACTACTCCGAGCGCTCCTTCATCGGCTACCGCCTGCTGCACGAATACTTCACCTTCCCCGAGAAGTTCCTGTTCTTCGATCTCTCGGGGCTGGCGCGGCCGCTGGCCGACAAGCCGGTGACCCGGGTCCAGATTCATTTCCTGTTCCGCGACTACGACCAGCACGAGCGCCTGGCGCGTCTGGCCCAGACCCTGGGCCGGCACAACTTCCGCCTCGGCTGCACGCCGGTGGTCAACCTGTTCTCGCAGCAGGCCGAGCCGATCAAGCTGACCCACACCCGCCACGAGTACCCGGTAGTGCCCGACGTGCGCCACTCGCGCTCCACCGAGATCGTCTCGATCGACGAGGTGACCCGGGTGATCCGTACCGCGACACGCGATGAAGTCGCCCCCTGCCTGCCCTTCTTCGAACCTCGTGACAGCGAGAAGCAGGCGCGTCAGAGCTACTGGATCGCGCGCCGGGTCGGCGCGGAGAACGCCCGCGATCCGGGCACCGAGATGCGCCTGCGGGTGGTCGACCGCGAGCTGGAGCTGCTCGACGGCAGCAGCGACACCCTGAGCCTCAGGCTCACCTGCAGCAACCGCGATCTGCCCCAGCTGATGACCTTCGGCCACCCGCAGGGCGACTTCACCCTGGAGCGCGAGCAGGTGGTGCAGCAGATCCGCTGCCTGCGCAAGCCGACCTCGCCGGTACGCCCGCCCATGGGCAAAGGGGTGATCTGGCGGCTGGTTTCGCATCTCTCGCTCAATCATCTGTCGCTGGTCAGCGATGGCCGCGAGGCGCTGATGGAGCTGCTGTCGCTCTACAATTACCGCCAGGCCTCGGCGATCCGCAAGCAGATCAACGGGATCACCGCGATCGCGAGCGAACCGGTGATGACGCGCATCGGCCACCCGCGCCCGGCGTTCGTGCGCGGTACCGGCATCACCCTGGAGCTGGACGAGAGCCAGTTCACCGGTAGCGGTATCTATCTGTTCGGCAAGGTGCTGGATCACTTTTTCGGTCAGTACTGCAGCCTCAACAGCTTCACCCAACTCACGCTGCGCTCACGCCAGCGCGAACAGCGAGTCGTCCAATGGCCGCCGAGAACCGGTACTCAGCCCCTGGTCTGA
- the tssE gene encoding type VI secretion system baseplate subunit TssE yields the protein MSDTMQMVPTLLDRLLDDEPQHTTEAQPGHRCSVSAYKASVVRDLELLVNTRRELIAGELDAWPGLQGTLLDYGLPDFISRGVRSTEDRRLIQRQLERTIEHGDKRFSSVRVELLNQDTHDRILQFRIEAVLSLSEASQRVAFDAVLQVNTRQYKVQNLI from the coding sequence ATGAGCGACACGATGCAGATGGTCCCGACGCTGCTCGACCGTCTACTCGACGACGAGCCGCAGCACACCACCGAAGCGCAGCCCGGGCACCGCTGCTCGGTGAGCGCTTACAAGGCCTCGGTGGTACGCGACCTGGAGCTTCTGGTGAATACCCGCCGCGAGCTGATCGCCGGCGAGCTGGATGCCTGGCCGGGGCTGCAGGGCACGCTGCTCGACTACGGCCTGCCTGACTTCATCAGCCGTGGCGTGCGCAGCACCGAAGACCGACGCCTGATCCAGCGCCAGCTCGAACGCACCATCGAGCACGGCGACAAGCGTTTCAGCAGCGTCCGCGTGGAGCTGCTCAACCAGGACACCCATGACCGCATCCTGCAGTTCCGCATCGAAGCCGTGCTGTCGTTGAGCGAAGCCAGCCAGCGCGTCGCCTTCGATGCCGTATTGCAAGTCAATACCCGCCAATACAAGGTGCAGAACCTGATCTAA
- the tssC gene encoding type VI secretion system contractile sheath large subunit — MAENQTDNQPQSETQEVFAPETSLLDSIISESRVARSETERTRTRDLIDELVHQVLEGEVTPSKDLIAVLDSRIAEIDSLLSDQLNEIMHASEFQQLEASWRGLKYLTDQSETSTNMKIHMLNASKKDLVKDLKSASEFDQSALFKKIYEEEYGTFGGAPYGMLIGDYEFGRHPQDMYLLEQVSHVAAAAHAPFISSASPELFGWDSFTDMTGPRDLSKIFDTVEYAKWKSFRNSEDARYVGLTLPHVLGRLPYGEETTPVEEFNFTENVDGRDHNKYLWMNAAYTMGARVTDAFSQYGWCVAIRGVEGGGLVEDLPTHTFQTDDGEVALKCPTEISITDRREKELSDLGFIPLVHCKGTDYAAFFGTQSAQLPKQYNTDVANANARLSSQLQYIFATSRIAHFMKAIMRDKVGSFASRQNVEDYLNEWLSQYVLLDDNAGQEAKAKYPLREARVEVAEVPGKPGAYKAVTFLRPHYQLDELTASLRLVSELPQSTRGS, encoded by the coding sequence ATGGCCGAGAATCAGACCGACAACCAGCCCCAGAGCGAAACCCAGGAGGTCTTCGCTCCAGAGACTTCGCTGCTCGACAGCATCATCTCCGAGAGCCGCGTGGCACGTTCGGAGACCGAGCGTACCCGCACCCGTGACCTGATCGACGAGCTGGTGCATCAGGTGCTCGAGGGCGAGGTGACCCCGAGCAAGGATCTGATCGCGGTGCTGGATTCGCGCATCGCCGAGATCGACTCGCTGCTCTCCGACCAGCTCAACGAGATCATGCACGCCAGCGAGTTCCAGCAGCTGGAAGCCTCCTGGCGCGGGCTGAAGTACCTGACCGACCAGTCCGAGACCAGCACCAACATGAAGATCCACATGTTGAATGCGTCGAAGAAGGATCTGGTCAAGGATCTCAAGTCGGCGTCCGAGTTCGACCAGAGCGCGCTGTTCAAGAAGATCTACGAGGAGGAGTACGGCACCTTCGGTGGCGCCCCCTACGGCATGCTGATCGGTGACTACGAGTTCGGCCGTCACCCGCAGGACATGTACCTGCTGGAGCAGGTCTCGCACGTCGCCGCCGCGGCCCACGCCCCGTTCATCTCCTCGGCCTCGCCGGAGCTGTTCGGCTGGGACTCGTTCACCGACATGACCGGCCCGCGCGACCTGTCGAAGATCTTCGACACCGTCGAGTACGCCAAGTGGAAGTCGTTCCGCAATTCGGAAGATGCCCGCTACGTCGGCCTCACCCTGCCCCACGTGCTGGGTCGCCTGCCCTACGGGGAAGAGACCACCCCGGTGGAGGAGTTCAACTTCACCGAGAACGTCGACGGCCGCGACCACAACAAGTACTTGTGGATGAACGCCGCCTACACCATGGGCGCCCGCGTCACCGACGCCTTCTCCCAGTACGGCTGGTGCGTGGCGATCCGCGGGGTCGAAGGCGGCGGTCTGGTCGAGGACCTGCCGACCCACACCTTCCAGACCGACGACGGCGAGGTGGCGCTGAAGTGCCCCACCGAGATCTCGATCACCGACCGCCGCGAGAAGGAGCTCTCCGACCTCGGCTTCATTCCGCTGGTGCACTGCAAGGGCACCGACTACGCCGCTTTCTTCGGCACCCAGTCGGCCCAGCTGCCCAAGCAGTACAACACCGACGTCGCCAACGCCAACGCGCGCCTGTCGTCGCAGCTGCAGTACATCTTCGCCACCTCGCGCATCGCCCACTTCATGAAGGCGATCATGCGCGACAAGGTGGGCAGCTTCGCCTCGCGCCAGAACGTCGAGGACTACCTCAACGAGTGGCTGTCGCAGTACGTGCTGCTGGACGACAACGCCGGCCAGGAAGCCAAGGCCAAGTACCCGCTGCGTGAAGCGCGGGTCGAGGTCGCCGAGGTGCCGGGCAAGCCGGGCGCCTACAAGGCGGTCACCTTCCTGCGTCCGCACTACCAGCTCGACGAGCTGACCGCGTCGCTGCGCCTGGTCTCCGAGCTGCCGCAGTCGACTCGCGGCTCTTGA
- the tssB gene encoding type VI secretion system contractile sheath small subunit yields the protein MAKNESTQHKLSRVRAPRVHLTYDVEIGDSIEKKELPFVVGVMGDYSGNPLEPLPRLKDRKFVNIDRDNFDSVMKGVKPRLSYRVDNTLANDGSQLPVELNFKRMEDFEPQEVVRQVEPLRKLLDVRNKLADLRNKMGGNDKLEELLMDVLQNTEKLKALGEELGREAAAKPQDEKE from the coding sequence ATGGCCAAGAACGAAAGTACCCAGCACAAACTCTCGCGTGTCAGAGCGCCCCGCGTACACCTCACCTACGACGTCGAGATCGGCGACAGCATCGAGAAGAAAGAGCTGCCGTTCGTGGTCGGGGTGATGGGCGACTACTCCGGCAACCCGCTCGAGCCGCTGCCGCGACTGAAGGATCGCAAGTTCGTCAATATCGACCGCGACAACTTCGACAGCGTGATGAAAGGGGTCAAGCCGCGCCTGAGCTACCGCGTCGACAACACCCTGGCCAATGACGGCTCGCAGCTGCCGGTCGAGCTCAACTTCAAGCGCATGGAAGATTTCGAGCCCCAGGAAGTGGTGCGTCAGGTGGAGCCGCTGCGCAAGCTGCTCGACGTGCGCAACAAGCTCGCCGATCTGCGCAACAAGATGGGCGGCAACGACAAGCTCGAAGAGCTGTTGATGGATGTGCTGCAGAACACCGAGAAGCTCAAGGCGCTGGGCGAAGAGCTCGGCCGCGAAGCCGCTGCCAAACCGCAGGACGAGAAGGAATAA
- a CDS encoding copper resistance protein NlpE N-terminal domain-containing protein, protein MRVSKLKRLSVVGCLALSACASGPQTAVDYVKVTERFTGTLPCQDCSGVDTDLILKRDPITGAPAGFYLHEIRIDAPGGERVNTAWGKWSLHRDVNDFHRQLYALQPEVGQTRIFQPVDDTALEPLDAQGTPVHDSEGEPARLERVTPDLTPANSAADD, encoded by the coding sequence ATGCGAGTATCGAAGCTGAAACGTCTCTCGGTTGTCGGATGCCTGGCGCTGAGTGCCTGCGCCAGCGGTCCGCAAACAGCGGTCGATTATGTCAAAGTGACCGAGCGCTTCACCGGCACCCTGCCCTGCCAGGACTGCAGTGGCGTCGACACCGACCTGATCCTCAAGCGCGACCCGATCACCGGCGCCCCGGCGGGATTCTACCTGCACGAGATCCGGATCGATGCGCCCGGGGGTGAGCGAGTCAACACCGCTTGGGGGAAATGGTCACTACATCGCGACGTTAACGACTTCCACCGCCAGCTCTACGCGCTCCAGCCCGAGGTCGGTCAGACGCGGATCTTCCAGCCGGTGGACGACACGGCACTCGAACCGTTGGACGCTCAGGGCACCCCGGTGCACGACAGCGAAGGCGAGCCGGCACGTCTCGAACGCGTCACGCCAGACCTGACGCCGGCCAATAGCGCCGCTGACGATTAG
- the tssJ gene encoding type VI secretion system lipoprotein TssJ: MRVTLRRVSAFLLVGWLAVLLAGCGVADRVGKRFDDTWAGDLFGNSERVRVTIDSDSALNPDVDGEPLSVVVRIYQLTERAPFATASPRQLWANARGVLGNSLVSQRELTLLPGTQKVDTAALDPSTQFVGVAAFFRNTVSDDWHVIFDANELRNDGLLSASEGVRLHLVDDRIEVDRGHDLLGD, from the coding sequence ATGAGGGTAACGCTGCGCCGCGTGAGCGCGTTTCTCCTGGTGGGATGGCTGGCGGTGCTGCTGGCGGGGTGCGGCGTGGCCGATCGGGTCGGCAAGCGCTTCGACGATACCTGGGCCGGCGATCTGTTCGGCAACAGCGAGCGGGTGCGCGTCACTATCGACAGCGACAGCGCGCTCAACCCCGACGTCGACGGCGAGCCGCTCTCCGTGGTCGTGCGGATCTATCAGTTGACCGAGCGTGCGCCGTTCGCCACCGCTTCACCACGCCAGCTGTGGGCCAACGCCCGCGGCGTGCTGGGCAACAGCCTGGTGTCGCAGCGCGAGCTGACGCTGCTCCCCGGTACACAGAAGGTCGATACCGCCGCGTTGGACCCCAGCACTCAATTCGTCGGCGTGGCGGCATTCTTCCGCAACACCGTCAGCGACGACTGGCACGTGATCTTCGACGCCAACGAGCTGCGCAACGATGGCCTCTTGAGCGCCTCCGAAGGGGTCCGCCTGCATCTGGTCGATGACCGGATCGAGGTCGATCGCGGTCATGATCTGCTTGGCGACTGA
- the tssK gene encoding type VI secretion system baseplate subunit TssK, whose product MSKHNRIMWSEGMFLLPQHFQYQDEFHQRQLAESRHSQHPFQWGVQALEVDIGALDQGMLRLTRLKLVFPDGTLFDAPQHDPLPPGRSLDELARNGEVKIYAALRTLEPWSPSYLDQDAARHGGRRFVQRFETLPDLNEGSLENELGTLELNATLLMEGDSLDGFTHCPIALLKRNAAGGFSLDSEQFMPPALHLDAVSLPLEIANRLIGMLQARSEALSGRRRERADQVAEFGSSDVTLFWLLYTINRAYPQLAHMLNHPRLHPETLYRFLAELAAGLMTFSMSHRLADIPEYDHRDPAPALLGLEKVVRELLEIVVPNQYIPIPLEQTRPSYYVGRLNDARLKEADFYICVHADMPGSQILELVPRAFKVGSPEDIEVVVNTAMPGGTLTHAARLPSAIPVRLDNHYFALEPHGAVYERMMEAQAIAFYVPSGFKNLSIELMAVMK is encoded by the coding sequence GTGAGTAAACACAATCGCATCATGTGGTCGGAGGGCATGTTCCTCCTGCCCCAGCATTTTCAGTATCAGGATGAGTTCCACCAGCGTCAGCTGGCCGAGTCACGCCACAGCCAGCATCCGTTCCAGTGGGGCGTGCAGGCGCTTGAGGTCGACATTGGCGCGCTCGATCAAGGCATGCTGCGCCTGACCCGGCTCAAGCTGGTGTTTCCGGACGGCACCCTGTTCGACGCACCGCAGCATGACCCACTGCCGCCGGGGCGCAGTCTCGACGAGCTGGCCCGCAATGGCGAGGTGAAGATCTACGCTGCCCTGCGCACGCTGGAGCCGTGGTCGCCGAGCTACCTCGACCAGGACGCGGCGCGTCACGGCGGGCGCCGTTTCGTGCAGCGCTTCGAGACCCTGCCCGATCTGAACGAAGGGTCGCTGGAGAACGAGCTGGGCACGCTCGAACTCAATGCCACTCTGCTGATGGAGGGTGACAGCCTGGATGGCTTCACCCACTGCCCGATCGCGCTGCTCAAGCGCAATGCCGCTGGCGGCTTCAGTCTCGACAGCGAGCAGTTCATGCCCCCGGCGCTGCATCTCGATGCGGTGTCGCTGCCGCTGGAGATCGCCAACCGCTTGATCGGCATGCTGCAGGCGCGCAGCGAGGCGCTCTCCGGACGCCGGCGCGAGCGCGCGGATCAGGTCGCCGAGTTCGGCTCCAGCGATGTCACCCTGTTCTGGCTGCTCTACACCATCAATCGCGCCTATCCGCAGCTGGCGCATATGCTGAACCATCCGCGGCTGCACCCGGAGACGCTCTATCGCTTCCTCGCCGAGCTGGCGGCCGGCCTGATGACCTTCTCGATGTCGCACCGGCTGGCCGACATCCCCGAGTACGACCACCGCGACCCGGCGCCGGCGCTGCTGGGTCTGGAAAAGGTGGTGCGCGAGCTGCTCGAGATCGTGGTGCCCAACCAGTACATCCCGATTCCGCTCGAACAGACGCGCCCCTCCTACTACGTGGGGCGGCTCAACGATGCGCGCCTCAAGGAAGCGGACTTCTATATCTGCGTTCACGCCGACATGCCCGGCTCCCAGATCCTCGAACTGGTGCCGCGGGCGTTCAAGGTGGGCTCGCCGGAGGATATCGAGGTGGTGGTCAACACCGCCATGCCCGGCGGCACCCTGACTCATGCCGCGCGCCTGCCCAGCGCCATTCCGGTGCGCCTGGACAACCACTACTTCGCCCTCGAGCCCCACGGCGCGGTGTATGAGCGGATGATGGAAGCCCAGGCGATCGCCTTCTACGTACCCAGCGGATTCAAGAACCTCAGTATCGAATTGATGGCGGTGATGAAATGA